The Lacticaseibacillus rhamnosus DNA window GGTTAACTGCTGAAAACGCACGCGATAACCCTTCGCCATGCCATCAACCTAACCTTATAAAAAACAGGCCGGGTGTCAGCTGCCGAATCCGACGCTGTCCCCCTGCCTGTCACCTGAAACCTACCCCAAAAAATCAACATCACCCAGCTTGTTCGAAACGCACCCGATCAAGTCCGTCTCGTTCTCACAACTCGGTCATGCCGCAGTATCCATCGCCTTTCCGTTCATCACGAAAAGAGCCACCCACTTAACAGACGAAAAAGCCCTGTCGTAACCAACCCTGTCACAATGCCCGCCAAAAAATAGCCGACTTTGGACATACTGCGTTTACGTTTCATTTTCGCTTCACCTCAGATGATGTTACCGCTTACCCGTCCCAACAACTTTTATTTTACCCTATCGAGATGCACTTGTGGGTTTTCCCAAATAAACGTCGGAAAATCACCGATTAACGTTGTGCTGAGTCGTCAAGAGTTGGATTCACCGTCCAAGTAACGGGTGAAAAAATGTTTTTTCTATAACGCGCCGGCTCGCGCTCACACAAAAACCCGCGGCAAACGTATGCGCGCGGGTTTTAAATTTGCTTAAAGTTGTGACGTGACAATCTCAACATTCTTCAAGACTTGATCGCGTCCCATTAATTCGATGGTTTCGGCTAGTTGTGGGCCATGCATCCGTAATGTTGCGGCAATTCGGATTGGCATGTAAAGCTTGCGTCCTTTAACTTGCGTCTCCTGCTTGACCTCGTTGACGATGTGCCCAATGGAATAAGCATCAAACGTGTCGAGTGCCCGAATCTTTTTGGCAAAAGCTTCGATCACTGGCTTAGCGTTATCATCTGCCAGTTCCTTGCGCTCATCATCAGTCAAATCAGTGGCCTTATCAAAGAAAATATCCGCCAATTTACTAATCTGAGCTGTATAACTCATTTGATCAGTGTAAAGGCTGATCAGCTGCCGAGCCCATTCAATCGTCTTGGGATCCGGATCGCTTTGAATCTTGCCATCTTCAATTAGGTTAGCCAATGACAGGCTCATTAACTCATTTGGATTGGTCTTTTGCTTAGCCTTGATGTACTGGTTATTGACCCATTCCAGTTTCTTTTGATCAAACCGTGCCGGACTCTTGGACAAACGCTTAGGATCAAACTGCTTGATGAATTCCTTCTTGGTAAAGATTTCGTCTTCGCCAACCGGAGACCATCCTAACAGGGTGATAAAGTTGAACATTGCGTCTGGCAGGTAGCCTAATTCACGATATTGTTCGATGAATTGCAAAACCGTTTCATCGCGTTTGGACAACTTCTTACCGGTTGCACCATTGATAATCAAGGTCATATGGCCGAAGATCGGTGGTTCCCAGCCGAACGCATCATAAATCGCTAATTGCTTTGGCGTGTTGGCAATGTGGTCATCCCCGCGCAGCACATGACTAATTTCCATCAAATGGTCATCGACAACCACCGCAAAGTTATACGTCGGCATGCCATCACGTTTTTGAATGACAAAATCGCCGCCAAGCGTGTTGGCATCAATTGAAATTTTGCCTTTAACGATATCGTTCCACTCATAAGTTTTATCAGTCGGAATGTGGAACCGAATGACTGGCTGTAATCCCTTGGCCTTGGCTGCAGCAATTGCATCCGCCTTTTCTGCTTCACTCATGCCTTCATATTCGTACTCGTAATGTGGCATTTCGTGACGGGCCTTTTGGGCTTCGCGATCGGCTTTCAGTTCCTCTTCGGTCCGATATGATTCGTAAGCAAAGCCCTTATCCACAAGCTGCTTGATCAACTTGTCATAAATGTCTTTACGTTCAGACTGACGGTATGGGCCAAAGTCGCCACCTTTATCAGGGCCTTCATCCCAATCAATACCAAGCCAGTGAAGGTTGTCCATCTGACTCTTTTCACCGTCTGCAACGTTGCGTTTCGTATCGGTGTCTTCAATCCGCAGCACCAACGTCCCTTTGTTGTGCCGTGCGAATAAATAATTGAACAGCGCCGTCCGTGCATTGCCAATATGC harbors:
- the gltX gene encoding glutamate--tRNA ligase, whose amino-acid sequence is MADRPIRVRYAPSPTGHLHIGNARTALFNYLFARHNKGTLVLRIEDTDTKRNVADGEKSQMDNLHWLGIDWDEGPDKGGDFGPYRQSERKDIYDKLIKQLVDKGFAYESYRTEEELKADREAQKARHEMPHYEYEYEGMSEAEKADAIAAAKAKGLQPVIRFHIPTDKTYEWNDIVKGKISIDANTLGGDFVIQKRDGMPTYNFAVVVDDHLMEISHVLRGDDHIANTPKQLAIYDAFGWEPPIFGHMTLIINGATGKKLSKRDETVLQFIEQYRELGYLPDAMFNFITLLGWSPVGEDEIFTKKEFIKQFDPKRLSKSPARFDQKKLEWVNNQYIKAKQKTNPNELMSLSLANLIEDGKIQSDPDPKTIEWARQLISLYTDQMSYTAQISKLADIFFDKATDLTDDERKELADDNAKPVIEAFAKKIRALDTFDAYSIGHIVNEVKQETQVKGRKLYMPIRIAATLRMHGPQLAETIELMGRDQVLKNVEIVTSQL